The Streptomyces vinaceus genome contains the following window.
TGCCTCTTCCTCACCACCCGCAGGGACTCCCTGCTTCAGGCTGCCGGCCTGCTGTTGCTGTGGAGCCGGGGCTGGGTGGAACCCGTGGTCCCACCGCCTGAGCCCCGGCACCTGGTCGCTCAGCAACTGCTTGCCATCACTCTCCAGAAGCACAAGTTGGGGGACCGGCTGTGGGCGGACGAATGGAATGGGCTGCCGCACTTCGACGCTTCCGCGGCTCCGATCCTGCGCCATCTGGTGGGCGAGGGATTCCTCGACTCCGACGGGGGACTGCTGTTCATCGGCCCGGAAGCAGAACGCCGCTTCGGACGACGCCATTTCATCGAGCTGACCGCGTCATTCACGGCACCCCCGCAGTTCACCGTGCTTTCCGGGCGCACTGAAATCGGCCAGGCGGATCCTGCCGTACTCACCGAGGAGCGGCCGGGACCTCGCCGACTGCTCCTGGCGGGGCGCAGCTGGCAGGTGACGTACATTGACTGGGGACGCAAGCGGGTGTTCGTCGAACCCGTGGAGGGCGGTGGCATCGCCAAGTGGTCGAGCGGCACGCCCACCGGTCTCTCGTACGCGCTCACCCGTGCCATGCGGGACGTGTTGCTCGGCGCTGCCCCACCCGTCTCCCTGACCCGTAGGGCAGCATCGGGGCTTCAGGAATGGCGGGAGGAGGAAGCGCCCCACACCGTCCATCCTTGTGGGACTCTCATCACACGACGGGGGACGGACGTCCGCTGGTGGACCTGGGCTGGCTACCGGACCAACGCCACCCTCGGCGCGACCCTGTCCACGGCTGCCGACCCACTCCAGCGGCCGACCGACTGCTACCTGCGGCTAAGGGAGGACCTCACCCCGGACACGTGGGAGGCCGCGAGGAACAGCGCGTGCTCCTCTGCGGCTCTCGTTCTGCCCGACGTCGACCAGCGGGCCGTGCACGGCTTGAAGTTCGCTGCGGCGCTGCCCAATAGGCTAGCGACGGCGACACTGGCTTCGAGGCTCGCCGATTTTGAGGGAGCACGGGAGACGCTGGCCGAGTCCGTCCGGTTCTCGTCAGATCAGCGGTGACGGCCCGCAGACTCTGCCAGCCCACTGGCTCGGCAAGTGCGGGACTCAGCCACCTACATGGGGAAAGCTCACGCAGCGAGCTTACGACAGCCCTCACTGCCCGATCCTGGCAGTCTCCAGCGCGGCTTGACAACGACCTCGAGGCAGCGTGTGGCGAAGCCTCGGGCCATGGCACTGTCCGACACGTTGCAAGCGGCCCTCGAGCCCGTAGGGCCTCTTGCCCGGTCGGGCTGGCCCTCAGGCATCAAGGTGAAGGCACGCTACGCTGCCCGAGTGCCATGTCGTGGGCGGATAGCAGCTCAAAGCCTCGCAGACGCGCCCCGCACTTCACCTGTTGGGCGTGGGCACCCGTACGAGCGTCACGAGCGTGGCCTGCGTTGCGGGGCCGACGCGCCGTTCCAGCGAGCCGCGCTCCGGAAGCGCCCCGGCCAGGCTGGCGGAAACCGGTACGGCGACGCCGAGCAGCATGATGTGTGAGGGGACTGGGATTAATCGGATGACACCGCCGTCGAGGCGGCTCTCCCCACTTCACCATCACAGCCCGGGGCCGGCGATGCGATTTCCTCATCCTGCAGGAACAGGACCGGGCCTACGAGTGGGCCGACACGGCCGCGCGACCTCTTGGGGATCAGCGCTACGCCGAGACAGTCCGCGTCCAGCGACGTGAAGCGCAAGAAGAGCGCCTCTCGCGGCAAGATTGTGATCTGCCGCGCGAGGCGCCCCACTTCATGACTGACGGCCCATCGGAAATCGGCGCCCGCATGCGTCACACGTGCGTCACGAGCGTCGAATCTGCGTCAAGATATCGCCCGCAACGCCCACAATGCGCATAACGCACACCGGGAAACCTGCAGGTCAGGCGTCCTCGCGGATCGGCTCAAGGATCGCGACGCACTCCACGTGGTGCGTCATCGGGAAGAGGTCGAAGGCGCGGAGGGTGCGGGGCTTGTAGCCGGCTTCCTTGAAGTAGGCCAGGTCGCGGGCCAGGGCCGCCGGGTCGCAGGCCACGTACGCGATGCGGCGGGCGTTCAGGCCCGCCACGTGGCGGACCGTCTGCTTGCCGGCGCCGGCCCGCGGGGGGTCCAGGACCACCAGGTCGCACTCGGTGATCCCGGTCTTCGGGAGGACCGACTCCACCTTGCCCTGCTCGATGCGGACCCGGGGGAAGTCCGCCAGGTTGTGCCGGGCGTCCTCCACCGCGCGCTTCGTCGACTCGATGCCGAGCACCGCGCCCGTCTCGCCGAGGCGTTCGGCGAGGGCGCCCGCGAAGATGCCGACGCCGCAGTAGAGGTCGAGGGCCATCTCGCCCTTGCGCGGCATCAGGCCCTGCATGACCGCCTTGATCAGGGTGTCGGCGGCCTGCGGGTGGACCTGCCAGAAGCCGCCCATGCCCACGCGGTACGTACGGCCGTCCGCGCGCTCCCGTACGAAGGGGCGGCCGTGGACCCGGTGGACCCCGCCGTCCTTCTCCTCGACCCGGAGCACCGAAACCGGCTTGTCGAGCTCGACCAGCGGGAGGCGGCCGCCCGGGCGCGGGGTCAGGACGACCTGGCGGTCCTGGGAGCCGGTCGCGGCGATCGCCTCGACCGTGGCCATCTGGGGCCAGTCCTGCTTCTCGATGCCCAGCTCGCTGACGCCCGGAGCCGCGATCATGCAGTGGTCGACCGGCTCGATGTCGTGCGAGCGGTGCTTGCGCAGGCCCGCGTTGCCGTCCTCGTCGATCGCGTACTGGACGCGGGTGCGCCACTGCGGGACCTGCCCCGCCGGCAGCTTGTCGCCCTCGGCCGGCATGACCGTGCCGTCCCAGCCGGCCTCCTCCGGGGTGAGCCCGGCCAGCCGCAGCAGCTGCTCGGCGACGACCTCGCCCTTGAGCCGGCGCTGGGCGCCCGGCTTGGCGTGCTGCCAGTCGCAGCCGCCGCACTTGCCGGGGCCGGCGTACGGGCACGGCGCCTCGACCCGGTCCTTGGACGCCTCCACGACCGTGATCGCGTCGGCGCGCAGGAAGCGGGAGTCCGACTCGCCCTCGGTGACCTTGGCGATCACCTTCTCCCCCGGGAGGGTGTGGCGGACGAAGAGGACGCGGCCGTCGGCGGTACGGGCGATGCAGTGGCCGCCGTGCGCGACGGGGCCGACCTCGACCTCGTACTCCTCCCCGACCAAGGACTGCTTCTCGTTCTGCTCGGTCATGGTGGGGAGACTCCAAAACATAAATGGGAACGGCCGGACGACCGACCCACCAGTTTACGTGGATCTCGTCCGGCCGTTCGCCACACCGCCCGCGGCGCTACTTGCCCGCGCGGTCCTTCGCGCGCGGGGTGTCCACCGGTCCGCGGCGCACCGCGCCCGGGGCGTTCCACTCCTGGCGCTTCTTGGCCCGCCTCTTCGCGAGCTCCGAGGACTCCAGCTGGTACGGCACCGAGGTGACCATCACGCCGGGGGTGAACAGCAGGCGGCCCTTGAGCCGCAGCGCGCTCTGGTTGTGCAGCAGGTGCTCGTACCAGCGCCCGACGACGTACTCCGGGATGTACACGCTGACGGCGTCGCGCGGGTTCTCGCTGCGCAGGCCCTTCACGTACTCCACCACGGGTCGGGTGATCTCGCGGTACGGGGAGTCGAGGATCTTGAGCGGTACGTTGATCCCGCGCCGCTCCCACTCCTCCTTCAGCGCCTTCGTCTCGGCCGGGTCGACGCTGATGCTGAGCGCCTCCAGGGTGTCCGACCGGGTCAGCTTGGCGAAGGCCAAGGCGCGCAGCGTGGGCTTGTGCACCTTGGAGACCAGGACGATGGAGTGGACCCGGGAGGGCCGCACGCTGTCGTCGCTGGGGCCCTCGACCGCGGCGATCTCGGCGGCGACCCGGTCGTAGTGCTTGCGGATCGCGGTCATCGTGCCGTAGAAGATCACCATGCCCAGCAGGGCGACCCAGGCGCCGTGCGTGAACTTGGTGGCCAGGACGACGACCAGCACCAGGCCGGTGAAGATCGCACCGAAGGTGTTGATGGCCCGGGAGCGGTGCATCCGGCGCCGCGCGGACTGGTCCTTCTCGGTCCGCAGGTGCCGGTTCCAGTGCCGGACCATGCCGATCTGGCTGAGCGTGAAGGAGACGAACACGCCGACGATGTAGAGCTGGATCAGCTTGGTGGAGTCGGCGTCGTAGATCCACACGAGCAGCATGGCCGCGCCGGCGAGCAGCACGATGCCGTTCGAGAAGGCGAGGCGGTCACCGCGGGTGTGCAGCTGGCGGGGCAGGTAGCGGTCCTGCGCGAGGATCGAGCCGAGCAGCGGGAAGCCGTTGTACGCGGTGTTGGCGGCCAGGAACAGCACGAGCGCGGTGGCGGTCGCCAGGATGATGAACAGGATGCTGCCGTTGCCGAAGACGGCCTCGGCCACCTGGGAGATCACCGGGTGCTGGACGAACTCGGGGCCGACGGGGACGCCGTTGTCCAGCAGGTTGGTGGCGGGCGCCTCGGCCATCTTCACGTCGGTGGCCATGGCCAGGCCGATGATCCCGCAGAACATGGTGACCGCAAGGGCGCCCATGAGGGCGAGGGTGGTGGCCGCGTTCTTGCTCTTGGGCTTGCGGAAGGCGGGGACGCCGTTGCTGATCGCCTCGACGCCGGTCAGGGCGGCGCATCCGGAGGAGAAGGCCCGCAGCAGCAGGAAGACCAGCGCGAAGCCGGCCAGCCCCTGGTGCTCGGCCTTGATCTCCAGGTGGGCCGTCGGGGCCTGCATGGTGTCGCCGGCGACGAGGCCGCGCCAGGCGCCCCAGGCGATCATCACGAAGACGGCTCCGACGAACACGTACGTCGGAATGGCGAAGAGCTTCCCCGATTCCTTCACACCGCGCAGATTCATCAGCGTGAGCAGAAGAATCATGATCATCGCGGAGAGCACCTTGTGCTCGATGACGAAATCCACGGCGGAGCCGAGATTCTCGACTCCGGAGGAGATCGACACGGCGACGGTCAGGACGTAGTCGACGAGCAGCGCGCTCGCGACCGTGAGTCCGGCCTTCGGCCCGAGATTGGTGTTGGCGACCTCGTAGTCGCCGCCGCCGCTGGGGTAGGCGTGGACGTTCTGGCGGTAGGAGGCGACCACGGTGAACATCAGCACCACGACCGCGAGGGCGATCCAGGGGCTGAAGTGGTACGCCGACACACCGGCGATCGACAGGACCAGCAGGACCTCACCAGGGGCATATGCCACCGAGGAGAGCGGGTCGGATGCGAACACGGGTAGGGCGATCCGCTTGGGGAGGAGCGTTTCCCCGAGGCGGTCGCTGCGTAGCGCCCGGCCGATCAGGATCCGTTTGGGCACGTCGGTCAGTTTGGACACGCAGAGGATCGTAAGCGTTCGAAATCGGCCTGACGAACCCCCGGCCCGTATTACAGGGCAATGACACCCGCATTGAGACCCTGCGTGCTCGGCAAAGGCCACATGGGGGACCGCCCGTGTGTAGCTTGGGCCGTGGTCTGAGACCCTGTGAAGCCAGAGCATGCAATGAGGCTGGGAACCAGCGAGCGCTGACAGCCGGAAGGACGGCCGTGCACATCGTCATTATGGGCTGCGGAAGAGTGGGCTCCGCCCTCGCGCAGACCTTGGAACAGCAGGGGCATACGGTCGCTGTCGTCGACCAGGACCCCACCGCATTCCGCCGGCTGGGAGCCGGATTCGGCGGGCGCCGCGTCACCGGGGTCGGCTTCGACCAGGACACGCTGCGCGAGGCCGGGATCGAGGAAGCGGGCGCCTTCGCCGCGGTCAGCAGTGGTGACAATTCCAACATCATCGCTGCCCGCGTGGCGCGCGAGATGTTCGGCGTCGAGAACGTCGCCGCCCGTATCTACGACCCCAAGCGGGCCGAGGTGTACCAGCGCCTGGGCATCCCCACCGTCGCGACCGTACGGTGGACCGCCGACCAGATGCTGCGCCGGCTGCTGCCGTCCGGGGCCGAGCCGCTGTGGCGCGACCCGAGCGGCGGGGTCCAGCTCGCGGAGGTGCACACCTCGGCCGCCTGGATCGGCCACAAGGTCAGCAAGCTCCAGGAGGAGACCGGTGTCCGCGTGGCCTTCCTCACCCGGCTGGGCGAGGCGATGCTGCCGACCTCCCAGACGGTGCTGCAGGAGGGCGACCTCGTCCACGTGATGATGCGCACGGACGAGATCGAGAAGGTCGAAGAGGCCTTCGCCCAGGGGCCCGAGGAGGCACACGCATGAGGGTCGCGATCGCCGGAGCCGGCGCGGTGGGCCGTTCCATCGCGGGTGAGCTGCTGGAGAACGGGCACGAGGTGCTCCTCGTCGACAAGGCGCCGACCGCCATCTCGGTCGAGCGGGTGCCGCAGGCCGAGTGGCTGCTGGCCGACGCCTGCGAGATCACCTCGCTCGACGAGGCCGCGCTGCAGCGCTGCAACGTCGTCATCGCCGCCACGGGCGACGACAAGGTCAACCTGGTCGTCTCCCTGCTCGCCAAGACCGAGTACGGGGTCCCCCGGGTCGTGGCGCGCGTCAACAACCCGAAGAACGAGTGGCTCTTCAACGAGTCCTGGGGCGTCGACGTCGCGGTCTCGACGCCGCGTCTGATGTCGGCCCTGGTCGAGGAGGCCGTCAGCGTCGGCGACCTGGTGCGCCTGCTGCGCTTCAGCCACGGCGACGCCAACCTCGTCGAGCTGACCCTGCCCGCCGACTCCTCGGTCGCCGGCACCCAGATCAGCGAGATCAGCTGGCCCGAGGACACCTCGCTGGTCACGATCATCCGCGGCAACCGGGTCCTCACCCCGCACGGCGAGGAGACCCTGGAGCCGGGCGACGAACTGCTCTTCGTGGCCGCCCAGGCCCGTGAGGAGCAGCTGGAGGAGCTCCTCCAGGCCCGTCACTGACGGAGCCGTACGTACGGGAGGGGCGGGCAGCCGATCCGGCTGCCCGCCCCTCCCGCATGTCCGCACGCGCTACTTGGCCCCGGCCTTGCGGGCCTTCTCCGCGGCCTCCTCGGCCTCCCACTCCGCGATCACGTCGATCGGCGGCGGCGCCTTCGCCAGGAACACCCACGTGAAGTACACCGCGAGCACCATCGGCGGCAGCTTCAGCGCGATCAGCACCCAGCCCAGCTGCGTCGCGTCCCCCCACCAGTACAGCGGGAAGAGGATCGCGTACTTCGCGAGGAAGATGATCCCCCAGGCCAGGCTGGCCTTGGTGTACGCCTTCTTCCGCCCGGGGTTGCGCGTCCGCCAGGACAGGTTCTCCTTGAAGACCGGCCCCAGGATCACCCCCAGCAGCGGGAACCCGACCAGCGCGGAGAGCGTGAAGGCCACGCCCAGCCCGGCGCCGTAGATCATGCCGGGCAGGTAGAAGCCCTTGGCCGTACCGGTGAACAGGGCGAAGGCCACGCCGACGCCCACGCCGAAGACCCCGCTGAAGGCGTGCTTGACGGTGTCCTTGCGCAGCAGCCGTACGATCACGAGGAGGACGGCGACCGCCCCCGCCGCGATCGCGGACATCTTCACGTCCTTGTTGATCGTGTAGATCATCACGAAGAGCAGTCCGGGGAGCATCGTCTCCACGGTGCCCCGTACGCCTCCGAACGCGTCGAAGAGCGCCGCCTGCGTCACGGCCTTCTGGTCCGCGGACGGTTCGCCCGCGGGATCCGGGGTGATCGGTTTGTCGAGTGACGTCACCGGCTACTGCTCCTGTCCGAGCGGTCGGAGTTCGTACTTCGGATTGAAGAGGACCCGGCGGCCGTGGCTCATCGCGATCCGCCCTGAGGCGATCATGCGCCGGCCCGGTTCGATTCCCACGATCGAGCGACGCCCGAGCCAGACCACGTCCAGTGCCGCCGAGCCGTCGAAGAGCTCCGCCTCCAGGGCGGGCACCCCGGCGCGCGGCCGGAGGGTGACGGTACGCAGGGTTCCCGTCACCTTGACTATCTGGCGGTCGTGGGAGTCGCAGATCCGCGTGCATCCCGCGGCTTCTGCGGCCTCCTGCAGCTCCGCCGAATGCAGCTCCTCCTGCGAGGTCGACAGCCGCTCTATCATCCTCCGGAACCGGCCCGCCGGCCTGACCGGCTTGACGGACTTCTCGGGACGCGGTTCAGCACTCATACAGGAAGCGTACCGGCGCCCCCGCTACCTCTCGAAGCGGTATCCCATGCCCGGTTCCGTGATGAAGTGCCGCGGATGCGAGGGGTCCGCCTCCAGCTTGCGCCGCAGCTGGGCCATGTAGACCCGCAGGTAGTTGGTCTCGGTGCCGTACGAGGGCCCCCAGACCTCCTGGAGGAGCTGCTTCTGGCTCACCAGCTTGCCCCCGTTGCGGACCAGTACCTCCAGCAGGTGCCATTCGGTGGGCGTCAGCCGTACGTCGCGCCCCTCGCGCACGGCCTTCTTGGCGGCCAGGTCCACGGTGAAGCCGTCGGTCTCCACGATCACCTCGTCCTCGCCGGAGGCCGCTCCCGGCTCGGCCCGGCGGACGGCCGCGCGCAGCCGGGCGAGCAGCTCGTCCATGCCGAAGGGCTTGGTGACGTAGTCGTCGGCCCCGGCGTCCAGGGCCTCGACCTTCTCGTCGGAGCTGTGCCGGGCCGAGAGGACCAGGATCGGCACCCGGGTCCAGCCGCGCAGCCCCTTGATCACCTCGACGCCGTCCATGTCGGGCAGGCCCAGGTCGAGGACGACCACGTCGGGGTGGCGGGCGGCCGCGAGCTCCAGGGCCTGGGCCCCGTCCGCCGCGGCGTCGACCTCGTACTTGCGCGCCTTCAGGTTGATCACGAGGGCTCGGACGATCTGCGGCTCGTCGTCCACCACGAGCACCCGGGTCATTGAGGTCCTGCTTTCTGTCGTACGGGGTCGGGATCGTTGAGGTCGGAGGCTTCGGATGCGCCGGAGGTGCCGGAGGCCGCGCCACCGCCGCCCGGCGCGGCGCGCTCGGGTCCACTGTCGCGCGTCGCGGCGCGCAGCGTCAGCACCATGGTCAGTCCGCCGCCGGGAGTGTCCTCGGCCGCGAGGGTGCCGTCCATGGCCTCGGCGAAACCGCGGGCCACCGCGAGGCCGAGGCCCACCCCGGCGCCGCGCGGGGCGTCCCCGTGCCGCTGGAAGGGGGCGAAGATGCGGTCCTTGGCCTCGTCGGGCACCCCGGGCCCGCGGTCCACGACGCGTACCTCGACCCGGTCGCCCAGGTGGCTCGCCCGGACCAGTACCCGCTCGTCGGGCGGGCTGTACTTGACGGCGTTCTCCACGACGTTGGCCACGCTGCGCTCCAGCAGCCCGGGGTCCACGGCCACCATCGGCAGCGTCTCCGGGACGTCCAGGACCACGCTGTCCTCCGGTACGCCGCCCAGCGCCATCGGGACCACCTCGTCGAGGTCGATCTCCCGGATCAGCGGGGTCACGGTGCCGGTCTGCAGCCGGGACATGTCGAGGAGGTTGCCCACCAGGTGGTCGAGCCGGTCGGCGCCGTCCTCGATGCCTTCGAGGAGTTCGGCCCGGTCCTCCTCGGACCAGTCCACGTCGTCGGAGCGCAGGGAGGACACGGAGGCCTTGATGGAGGCCAGCGGCGTACGCAGGTCATGGCTGACGGCGGCCAGCAGCGCGGTGCGGATCCGGTTGCCCTCTGCCAGCCGGCGGGCCTCCTCGGCCTCCCCGACCAGCCGCTGCCGGTCCAGGACCACGGCGGCCTGGGCGGCGAAGGCGCCGAGCACGCGCCGGTCCTCGGCGGGCAGCACCCGGCCGGACAGGGCCAGCGCCATGTGGTCCCCGATGGGCATGTCCACATCGGCGTCCTCGGGGCGGCCGACCGGGTGCGGGCCGACGCTGCCGGCCGGCTTCCAGGGCTCGACGTCGCTCGTACGTTCCAGCAGGGCCACGGACTCCATGGCGAAGGTCTCGCGCACCCGCTCCAGCAGCGCGTCCAGCGTGGTCTCGCCGCGGAGCACGCTGCCGGCCAGGAAGGAGAGGATCTCCGACTCGGCGCGCAGCCGGGCGGCCTGGTGGGTGCGCCGGGCCGCCAGGTCCACCACCGAGGCCACCGAGACCGCCACCCCGAAGAAGACGGCGATGGCCACGATGTTCTTCGGGTCCGAGATGGTGAACCGGTGGACGGGCGGGGCGAAGAAGTAGTTCAGCAGCAGCGAGCCGAAGGCGGCCGAGGCCAGCGCCGGCCAGAGCCCGCCCAGCAGGGCGGCGGCCACGGTCAGCGCGAGGAACAGCAGCATCTCGTTGGCGAGGCCCGGATCGGCGTTGACGTGCGTGAGCAGGACGGCCAGCAGGGCGGGGAAGACGATCCCCACGATCCAGCCGGCGATGATCCGGGGCCGGCCGAGCCGGGCCGCGGAGCGGACCACGGGCAGGCCGCGGCCCCGGGCGACCTCCTCGTGCGTGACGATGTGCACGTCGAGGTCCGGCCCCGAGTCGCGGGCGACCGTGGCGCCGACGCCCGGGCCGAACACGTACTGCCAGGCCTTGCGGCGGCTGGAGCCGAGGACGATCTGGGTGGCGTTGACCCCGCGGGCGAATTCGAGCAGCGCCTCGGGGATGTCGTCGCCGATCACATGGTGGAACGTTCCGCCAAGATCCTCGACCAGCGTCCGCTGGACCGCGAGCTCCTTGGGCGACGCCGAGGTCAGCCCGTCGCTGCGGGCGATGTAGACGGCGAGGATCTCGCTGCCCGAGCCCTTGGCGGCCATCCGGGAGGCACGGCGGATGAGGGTGCGGCCCTCGGGCCCGCCCGTCAGGCCGACGACGATCCGCTCACGGGCCTGCCAGGTGGAGCGGATGCCGTGTTCGCCCCGGTACTCCTGGAGGTACTCGTCGGCCCGGTCGGCCACCCACAGCAGCGCCAGCTCGCGCAGGGCGGTGAGGTTCCCGGGGCGGAAGTAGTTGGACAGGGCCGCGTCGACCTTGTCGGACTGGTAGATGTTCCCGTGCGCCATTCGCCGGCGCAGGGCCTGCGGGGACATGTCGACGAGTTCGATCTGGTCGGCCCGGCGCACCACCTCGTCCGGCACGGTCTCCCGCTGCCGTACACCGGTGATGGACTCCACCACGTCGCCGAGCGACTCCAGGTGCTGGATGTTCACGGTGGTCACCACGTCGATGCCCGCCCGCAGCAGCTCCTCCACGTCCTGCCACCGCTTGGCGTTGCGCGAACCGGGCACGTTGGTGTGGGCGAGCTCGTCCACGAGCGCGATCGCGGGCCGGCGCGCCAGTACGGCGTCCACGTCCATCTCGGTGAACTCGGCGCCCCGGTAGGAGAGGTGCCTGCGCGGGACCTGTTCGAGCCCGTGCAGCATGACCTCGGTACGCGGCCGCCCATGGTGCTCGACGAAGCCGACGACGCAGTCGGCGCCCCGCTCCACCCGGCGGTGGGCCTCGGACAGCATCGCGTACGTCTTGCCCACACCGGGTGCCGCGCCGAGATAGATCCGTAGCGTGCCGCGTCCCATGCGCCCATTCTCCGGGACGTTTGCGCCGATCACGCACTTTCGGGGCCCGTACGCCCATCCCTGACGGATCCCTGACGCCGGGCCCGCGCCCCGCGGCCGCCCGAGCGGGCTACGGCAGCGCATACGACAGCGGGCCGTACCCCGAAGGAGTACGGCCCGCGGCCGGAACCGGCCGGTCGGCCGGGTCGGCGTCCGGTCAGCGGACCTCGGTGATCGTCGGGCCCTGCTCCAGCTGGCCCATGCCACCGGAGAAGCGCGAGCCCTCCTGGTCCTCGGTTTGCACGCCGTCCGGCACCATCTGGGCGTCGTTCGGCAGCTTCAGCACGATCGGGTCGCGCGGAGCCATCGGGCCGTCGCCGCGCACGATGACGGTCTCGCGGAAGATCTGCTCCAGCACGCCCGCCGACTCGGGGCGCACGGCGCCCTGGCCGGAGATGACGCCGCGCAGGAACCAGCGCGGGCCGTCGACGCCGACGAAGCGGACCAGCTGGGCGCCGGTCTGGCCGTCGGGCATCGGTACGGGCACCTGGGCGCGCAGCTCCCAGCCCAGCGGACCCTCGACCTCGTCGATGATGCCGCCCTGCTGGGTGATGCCCGTGGCGATCTCCTCGCGGACCTCGCCCCAGATGCCTTCCTTCTTGGGCGCCGCGAAGGCCTGCAGCTGTACGGCGCTGTCGCCGAGGACGACCGTCGCGGCGACGATCGCGTCACCGGCGACCTCGACGCGCAGCTCCATGCCCTCGACACCCGGTACGAGAATGCCGCCCAGGTCGACGCGACCCTCCTCGGGTGCGCCGGGCACCTCGGAGACGTCCCACGGGCCGTCGGGCCGCGGGGCCGGCGGCAGGTTCACCCTGCGGGGCGCGGACTCGGTGCCGAGCTCCTCGCCGCCGTCCTGCTCATCGCCGGCCACGCCGTCCACGACCTGCTCGGCCGCGCCGCCGTCCTTGGCGGAGTCGTTCTTCTTGCGACGTCCGAACACGTCACTGTCCTTCCCGGTCGGGTACGACCGAAGCGTAGCCATTCCCACCCTGCTGACCAGCGCCGGATCCGGCCACGGCCGCATGACCGCCGGTGGAGCCGAAACCCCCCTCGGCCCGCGCCGAGCCGGGAAGTTCCGCCACCTCGTGGAAGCGCACCTTCTCGACCCTCTGGACAACCAGCTGGGCAATGCGGTCGAAGCGCTCGAACCGGACGCTCTCGCGCGGGTCGAGATTGACCACGATCACCTTGATCTCCCCACGGTACCCGGCATCCACCGTCCCCGGGGCATTCACGAGCGCGAGCCCGCAGCGGG
Protein-coding sequences here:
- a CDS encoding class I SAM-dependent RNA methyltransferase; protein product: MTEQNEKQSLVGEEYEVEVGPVAHGGHCIARTADGRVLFVRHTLPGEKVIAKVTEGESDSRFLRADAITVVEASKDRVEAPCPYAGPGKCGGCDWQHAKPGAQRRLKGEVVAEQLLRLAGLTPEEAGWDGTVMPAEGDKLPAGQVPQWRTRVQYAIDEDGNAGLRKHRSHDIEPVDHCMIAAPGVSELGIEKQDWPQMATVEAIAATGSQDRQVVLTPRPGGRLPLVELDKPVSVLRVEEKDGGVHRVHGRPFVRERADGRTYRVGMGGFWQVHPQAADTLIKAVMQGLMPRKGEMALDLYCGVGIFAGALAERLGETGAVLGIESTKRAVEDARHNLADFPRVRIEQGKVESVLPKTGITECDLVVLDPPRAGAGKQTVRHVAGLNARRIAYVACDPAALARDLAYFKEAGYKPRTLRAFDLFPMTHHVECVAILEPIREDA
- a CDS encoding DEAD/DEAH box helicase; amino-acid sequence: MVNTLGWPDLRPLQRAAIDPVMDGHDAVLLAPTAGGKTEAACLPILSAMSEQGWSGTSVLYLCPLKALLNNLVTRIDGYAQWLGRSAALWHGDTKESQRNRIRTGRPDILLTTPESMEAMLIGVKTDHAHLLGGVRAVVVDEVHAFAGDDRGWHLLAVLERLERVVGRSIQRIGLSATVGNPEQLMTWLQGSGAGQRPGRVVSPGRTPAPDSGAAAAPPGDVELDYVGSLDNAAKIIASLHRGEKRLVFCDSRRQVEELGAALRAREVSVFLSHASLSAEERARSEQAFAEGRDCVIVATSTLELGIDVGDLDRVIQIDSPTTVASFLQRIGRTGRRAGSSRNCLFLTTRRDSLLQAAGLLLLWSRGWVEPVVPPPEPRHLVAQQLLAITLQKHKLGDRLWADEWNGLPHFDASAAPILRHLVGEGFLDSDGGLLFIGPEAERRFGRRHFIELTASFTAPPQFTVLSGRTEIGQADPAVLTEERPGPRRLLLAGRSWQVTYIDWGRKRVFVEPVEGGGIAKWSSGTPTGLSYALTRAMRDVLLGAAPPVSLTRRAASGLQEWREEEAPHTVHPCGTLITRRGTDVRWWTWAGYRTNATLGATLSTAADPLQRPTDCYLRLREDLTPDTWEAARNSACSSAALVLPDVDQRAVHGLKFAAALPNRLATATLASRLADFEGARETLAESVRFSSDQR
- a CDS encoding APC family permease is translated as MSKLTDVPKRILIGRALRSDRLGETLLPKRIALPVFASDPLSSVAYAPGEVLLVLSIAGVSAYHFSPWIALAVVVLMFTVVASYRQNVHAYPSGGGDYEVANTNLGPKAGLTVASALLVDYVLTVAVSISSGVENLGSAVDFVIEHKVLSAMIMILLLTLMNLRGVKESGKLFAIPTYVFVGAVFVMIAWGAWRGLVAGDTMQAPTAHLEIKAEHQGLAGFALVFLLLRAFSSGCAALTGVEAISNGVPAFRKPKSKNAATTLALMGALAVTMFCGIIGLAMATDVKMAEAPATNLLDNGVPVGPEFVQHPVISQVAEAVFGNGSILFIILATATALVLFLAANTAYNGFPLLGSILAQDRYLPRQLHTRGDRLAFSNGIVLLAGAAMLLVWIYDADSTKLIQLYIVGVFVSFTLSQIGMVRHWNRHLRTEKDQSARRRMHRSRAINTFGAIFTGLVLVVVLATKFTHGAWVALLGMVIFYGTMTAIRKHYDRVAAEIAAVEGPSDDSVRPSRVHSIVLVSKVHKPTLRALAFAKLTRSDTLEALSISVDPAETKALKEEWERRGINVPLKILDSPYREITRPVVEYVKGLRSENPRDAVSVYIPEYVVGRWYEHLLHNQSALRLKGRLLFTPGVMVTSVPYQLESSELAKRRAKKRQEWNAPGAVRRGPVDTPRAKDRAGK
- a CDS encoding OB-fold nucleic acid binding domain-containing protein, with the translated sequence MSAEPRPEKSVKPVRPAGRFRRMIERLSTSQEELHSAELQEAAEAAGCTRICDSHDRQIVKVTGTLRTVTLRPRAGVPALEAELFDGSAALDVVWLGRRSIVGIEPGRRMIASGRIAMSHGRRVLFNPKYELRPLGQEQ
- a CDS encoding potassium channel family protein; protein product: MRVAIAGAGAVGRSIAGELLENGHEVLLVDKAPTAISVERVPQAEWLLADACEITSLDEAALQRCNVVIAATGDDKVNLVVSLLAKTEYGVPRVVARVNNPKNEWLFNESWGVDVAVSTPRLMSALVEEAVSVGDLVRLLRFSHGDANLVELTLPADSSVAGTQISEISWPEDTSLVTIIRGNRVLTPHGEETLEPGDELLFVAAQAREEQLEELLQARH
- a CDS encoding DUF3159 domain-containing protein, coding for MTSLDKPITPDPAGEPSADQKAVTQAALFDAFGGVRGTVETMLPGLLFVMIYTINKDVKMSAIAAGAVAVLLVIVRLLRKDTVKHAFSGVFGVGVGVAFALFTGTAKGFYLPGMIYGAGLGVAFTLSALVGFPLLGVILGPVFKENLSWRTRNPGRKKAYTKASLAWGIIFLAKYAILFPLYWWGDATQLGWVLIALKLPPMVLAVYFTWVFLAKAPPPIDVIAEWEAEEAAEKARKAGAK
- a CDS encoding potassium channel family protein; translated protein: MHIVIMGCGRVGSALAQTLEQQGHTVAVVDQDPTAFRRLGAGFGGRRVTGVGFDQDTLREAGIEEAGAFAAVSSGDNSNIIAARVAREMFGVENVAARIYDPKRAEVYQRLGIPTVATVRWTADQMLRRLLPSGAEPLWRDPSGGVQLAEVHTSAAWIGHKVSKLQEETGVRVAFLTRLGEAMLPTSQTVLQEGDLVHVMMRTDEIEKVEEAFAQGPEEAHA